From a region of the Candidatus Brocadia sp. genome:
- a CDS encoding DUF433 domain-containing protein, producing MQRGIENEDLSQHIKITPGLAGSKPHIAGHRVTVQNIVIWHEWMGRTADEIANEYRLLWQIFMQPWHTTMIIVLKLTSQLKMARR from the coding sequence TTGCAAAGAGGGATAGAAAACGAAGACCTTAGCCAGCATATTAAAATTACGCCCGGTTTAGCGGGGAGCAAGCCTCACATTGCAGGGCATCGCGTAACGGTGCAAAATATCGTGATTTGGCATGAGTGGATGGGACGCACAGCAGACGAAATTGCAAATGAATACCGTCTGCTCTGGCAGATATTTATGCAGCCTTGGCATACTACTATGATAATCGTTCTGAAATTGACCAGTCAGTTAAAGATGGCGAGGCGTTAG
- a CDS encoding carbon starvation protein A: MKISTILLVILAVAGACAMGVVTQAFRPSEKVNALWLVIAAVCCFIISYRFYAAFLATKVLSLDKDRVPPSLRLRDGRDYHPTHKWVLFGHHFAAIAGAGPLIGPVLAAQFGYLPGFLWILIGASAGGAVHDTVILAASVRRNGRSLAQIARDEVGPVAGVTAAIAILFIIIVALAGLGLAVVNALSHSAWGAFTIAATIPIALFMGLYLYKIRYGKVAEVSIIGVALLVLAVFFGKYIPGSPLEPYFNLDRKLIVGLMVFYGFSASVLPVWMLLCPRDYLSTYMKIGTIALLALGVIFLAPSIHMPAVTKFIHGGGPIIPGTLFPFLFITIACGAISGFHALVSSGTTSKMIESESEIKLIGFGAMLVEGFVSVIAVIAATILAPGDYFAINTNLSFNALAELGFPVSQIFQLSEDVGTDVAGRPGGAVSLAVGMASLFSSLPGMKLLMPYWYNFALMFEALFILTTVDTGTRVARFILQELGGYVYKPFGKTSWLPGTIVSSLLVVGSWGYLISSGSISTIWPMFGVANQLLAAIAFCVGTTIIIKMKKLKYAWMTFLPMVFMFVTTFVASYKLFRDFLEKASSAPENAFVFQLDAAIIVIMAMLAVIALFDSIHKWYTYLAGKRGLATSESPGS, from the coding sequence ATGAAAATATCCACGATTCTGCTTGTCATACTCGCTGTTGCGGGTGCGTGTGCGATGGGGGTGGTTACCCAGGCATTCCGGCCTTCTGAAAAGGTCAATGCACTCTGGCTCGTGATTGCCGCCGTCTGCTGCTTTATCATATCCTACCGTTTCTACGCTGCATTTCTTGCAACAAAGGTGCTGAGTCTCGACAAGGACAGGGTGCCGCCTTCTCTCCGTTTGCGTGACGGACGGGACTATCATCCTACTCATAAGTGGGTGCTCTTTGGCCATCACTTTGCTGCAATTGCCGGGGCAGGGCCTTTGATAGGTCCGGTCCTTGCGGCTCAATTCGGCTATTTACCGGGTTTTTTGTGGATCCTGATTGGGGCGTCCGCAGGCGGCGCCGTCCACGACACCGTCATTCTTGCAGCGTCCGTCAGGAGAAATGGCAGATCACTGGCGCAGATTGCAAGAGATGAGGTTGGCCCGGTTGCCGGTGTCACCGCGGCAATAGCAATCCTCTTTATTATTATTGTCGCCCTGGCCGGACTGGGGCTTGCCGTTGTCAACGCCCTTTCCCACAGCGCCTGGGGCGCCTTTACGATAGCGGCAACGATACCCATAGCGCTGTTTATGGGGCTGTACCTGTATAAAATCAGGTATGGAAAGGTGGCGGAGGTCAGCATAATCGGGGTGGCACTCCTTGTCTTAGCGGTTTTTTTTGGCAAATATATCCCCGGGTCTCCTTTAGAACCCTATTTCAACCTGGACAGGAAGCTCATTGTCGGTCTTATGGTCTTTTATGGGTTTAGCGCATCGGTTCTTCCCGTGTGGATGCTCCTCTGTCCCAGGGACTATCTTTCTACCTATATGAAGATTGGTACGATTGCCCTCCTTGCCCTCGGGGTGATATTTCTGGCGCCTTCCATTCACATGCCTGCCGTTACAAAATTTATTCACGGCGGCGGCCCGATAATACCAGGCACCTTATTCCCCTTTCTGTTTATTACCATTGCGTGCGGAGCGATATCGGGATTCCATGCCCTCGTTTCGTCAGGCACCACATCCAAAATGATTGAATCTGAGTCGGAGATAAAGCTGATCGGTTTTGGCGCTATGCTCGTAGAGGGCTTTGTCTCTGTAATTGCAGTTATCGCGGCAACGATACTGGCGCCGGGCGACTACTTTGCAATTAATACGAACCTTTCGTTTAATGCCCTGGCAGAATTGGGTTTTCCGGTAAGCCAAATCTTTCAACTCTCTGAAGACGTCGGTACCGACGTCGCGGGAAGACCCGGCGGCGCGGTTTCCCTGGCAGTCGGCATGGCTTCACTCTTCTCAAGCCTGCCCGGCATGAAATTACTCATGCCTTACTGGTATAATTTTGCGCTTATGTTTGAAGCGCTCTTTATTCTCACCACCGTTGATACGGGGACGAGGGTGGCCCGGTTTATCCTGCAGGAATTAGGCGGTTATGTATACAAACCTTTCGGGAAGACAAGCTGGCTTCCCGGAACGATCGTATCCAGCCTTCTCGTGGTTGGCTCATGGGGTTACCTCATCTCTTCGGGAAGCATTTCAACCATTTGGCCGATGTTTGGCGTTGCAAATCAGCTTTTAGCGGCGATTGCCTTTTGTGTAGGCACAACGATTATTATCAAGATGAAGAAACTCAAATACGCATGGATGACCTTTCTGCCCATGGTATTTATGTTCGTGACAACCTTTGTGGCGTCCTACAAGCTCTTCCGCGATTTTCTCGAAAAGGCATCATCTGCACCGGAAAACGCCTTCGTCTTTCAACTCGATGCGGCCATCATTGTCATTATGGCAATGCTTGCCGTCATTGCTCTTTTCGACTCGATTCATAAATGGTATACTTATTTGGCAGGGAAAAGAGGGCTGGCAACATCTGAGTCGCCCGGTTCATGA
- a CDS encoding DedA family protein: MVEWGKYFIGFVLHLDSHLYELVSAYGIWVHLFLFLIVFAETGFVATPFLPGDSLLFAAGAVAATGALNVYTVVVLLVIAAILGDTANYWFGYHIGPKIFRKHKSAFFNPEYLERTYRFFEKYGGKTIIIARFIPIIRTFAPFVAGIGRMAYLRFASYNVLGAFFWVPLFAFMGYFLGNLPIIKKNFSFMILAIIIISLAPAVVEYVKHRRAKARIISN; the protein is encoded by the coding sequence ATGGTCGAATGGGGAAAATATTTCATCGGCTTCGTTTTGCATTTGGACAGCCACTTATACGAATTGGTAAGCGCCTATGGCATCTGGGTGCATCTTTTCCTGTTTTTGATTGTCTTCGCAGAAACGGGGTTCGTCGCCACGCCTTTTCTGCCGGGCGATTCTTTGCTCTTTGCCGCCGGCGCAGTTGCTGCTACGGGCGCCTTGAATGTATACACCGTGGTGGTACTTTTGGTTATTGCAGCAATCCTTGGCGATACGGCAAACTATTGGTTTGGTTATCATATCGGCCCGAAAATATTCAGGAAGCATAAATCAGCATTTTTTAATCCTGAGTATCTTGAACGAACGTATCGGTTCTTTGAAAAGTACGGAGGCAAAACGATTATCATTGCCCGGTTTATCCCTATTATCCGCACCTTTGCACCGTTTGTTGCCGGTATCGGCCGCATGGCTTATTTACGCTTTGCTTCGTATAACGTCCTCGGTGCGTTTTTTTGGGTGCCGCTCTTTGCCTTCATGGGGTATTTCCTGGGCAATTTGCCCATAATTAAAAAAAATTTTAGTTTTATGATCCTTGCTATTATCATCATTTCCCTGGCGCCGGCAGTCGTTGAATATGTTAAGCATCGTCGCGCAAAAGCGAGAATCATCAGCAATTAA
- the hutU gene encoding urocanate hydratase has protein sequence MTRPMFYEFRPQVPITAPRGTTRTCSDWDTEAALRMLMNNLDSDVAIQPEELIVYGGAGRAARNWKEYQRIVNALKTLKKDETLCIQSGKPVYVAKTHEWAPRVVIANSNLVPAWAKQDVFDTYDEMGLTMYGQMTAGSWIYIGTQGVLQGTYETFTALARKAFNAETLKGKFVLTAGMGGMSSAQPLAVTMNEGIVLCVEVRKERIEKKVSEGYCDKMTSSLDEALQWIMDAKSQQRPLSVGLVGNAAEIHPELVKRDIIPDVVTDQTPAHDLMSYVPMGDVKELDKLRERNKRAYKEKVLDAIIDQANAILDMQRKGAVCFDYGNNLRSQAEMAGVSMRDSDGRYWYPGFVPAFIRPLFCQGKGPFRWVALSGDKADIDTIDEAVVSNFPEDASLVRWIKLAREKVPLLGLPARICWLGCGDRAKMGLIINDLVRKGAVKAPVVIGRDHLDCGSVASPYRETEDMKDGSDAVADWPLINFALNAINGASWVSFHHGGGVGIGNSLHAGMVIVADGTKERDERIERVLTVDPGIGIARHVDAGYEEAMQVAKEKDVIIPE, from the coding sequence ATGACGCGACCGATGTTTTATGAATTCAGACCGCAGGTCCCTATCACGGCGCCAAGGGGAACCACCCGTACGTGCAGCGACTGGGATACCGAAGCAGCCCTGCGGATGTTGATGAATAATCTTGATTCAGACGTGGCCATCCAGCCCGAAGAACTCATCGTTTATGGGGGCGCAGGCCGTGCGGCAAGAAACTGGAAGGAATATCAGAGGATAGTAAATGCCCTGAAAACCCTGAAAAAAGACGAGACGCTATGCATTCAGTCAGGCAAACCGGTGTATGTTGCCAAAACCCATGAATGGGCGCCGCGCGTGGTTATTGCGAACTCAAACCTCGTCCCTGCATGGGCAAAACAGGATGTATTCGACACCTATGATGAGATGGGGCTTACCATGTACGGACAGATGACCGCAGGAAGCTGGATCTATATCGGCACACAGGGCGTCTTGCAAGGGACGTACGAGACCTTTACCGCCCTTGCCAGAAAGGCATTCAATGCCGAAACCCTGAAAGGCAAGTTCGTGCTTACGGCGGGGATGGGAGGCATGAGCAGCGCACAGCCACTGGCAGTGACCATGAATGAAGGAATAGTTCTGTGTGTAGAGGTGCGGAAAGAACGCATAGAGAAAAAGGTCAGCGAGGGATATTGTGATAAGATGACCAGCAGTCTCGACGAGGCGCTCCAATGGATTATGGATGCCAAATCCCAGCAACGACCGCTGTCGGTTGGTTTGGTGGGAAATGCCGCGGAAATCCACCCGGAACTGGTAAAACGGGACATTATCCCCGATGTGGTAACGGATCAAACCCCCGCTCATGACCTGATGTCGTATGTGCCAATGGGTGATGTGAAGGAACTCGACAAACTCAGGGAGAGGAATAAGCGGGCTTACAAGGAAAAGGTGCTGGATGCCATTATCGATCAGGCGAATGCTATCCTGGACATGCAGAGGAAGGGGGCGGTGTGCTTTGATTACGGCAATAATCTGAGATCTCAGGCAGAGATGGCGGGCGTGTCCATGAGGGACTCTGACGGGCGATACTGGTATCCGGGCTTTGTCCCTGCATTTATCCGGCCTTTGTTTTGTCAGGGAAAAGGGCCGTTCAGGTGGGTGGCATTGTCGGGTGACAAGGCGGATATTGATACGATTGATGAGGCGGTTGTCAGCAACTTCCCTGAAGACGCTTCCCTGGTACGATGGATAAAACTCGCCAGAGAGAAGGTGCCGCTGTTAGGGCTGCCCGCAAGGATTTGCTGGTTAGGGTGCGGGGATCGTGCGAAGATGGGTCTGATCATCAACGACCTGGTGAGAAAAGGCGCCGTTAAGGCGCCCGTAGTCATTGGCAGGGATCACCTCGACTGCGGGTCGGTGGCATCCCCGTATCGCGAGACGGAAGATATGAAAGACGGCAGCGATGCCGTTGCCGACTGGCCGTTGATAAATTTTGCCCTGAATGCCATAAATGGCGCCAGTTGGGTAAGCTTTCATCATGGAGGTGGCGTGGGTATTGGCAATTCCCTTCATGCGGGTATGGTTATTGTGGCAGATGGTACCAAAGAGAGAGATGAGCGGATCGAAAGGGTCTTAACGGTAGACCCTGGAATTGGAATTGCGCGGCACGTGGATGCCGGTTATGAAGAGGCTATGCAGGTAGCAAAGGAAAAGGATGTAATAATCCCTGAATAA
- a CDS encoding 4a-hydroxytetrahydrobiopterin dehydratase has product MSELASKKCVPCKGGVPPLKGEALQALQKQVEGWDVVEEHHLFKAFKFPDFRKALDFVNRVGEIAEQEGHHPVITLTWGKVEIKVYTHKINGLTESDFILAAKIDTISK; this is encoded by the coding sequence ATGTCAGAACTAGCTTCTAAAAAATGTGTACCATGTAAAGGTGGAGTACCGCCCTTAAAAGGGGAGGCGCTTCAAGCCTTGCAGAAGCAAGTGGAAGGATGGGATGTGGTGGAAGAACACCACTTGTTCAAGGCCTTTAAATTTCCTGACTTTCGTAAGGCACTTGACTTTGTGAATCGGGTAGGAGAGATTGCCGAACAGGAAGGACACCATCCCGTAATCACCCTAACCTGGGGAAAAGTAGAGATCAAGGTTTATACCCACAAGATTAATGGGCTGACGGAAAGCGATTTTATCCTGGCGGCAAAGATTGACACAATTAGTAAGTAA
- the ltrA gene encoding group II intron reverse transcriptase/maturase has translation MLKYHSLRDKVFSLRNLYAAFGHVKKNKGKAGLDRVSIKQFESDLENNLQAIHKELKTAIYNPAPVLRVYIPKGRHDKRPLGIPIVKDRVVQQAFRQIIEPIFEKEFSDNSFGFRPNRCCHDAIKRIEQYKQQGYRNILDADIKAFYDTIPHKLIMNSLREKIADGWVLNSIENMLKAGVMEDGIVHETNQGTPQGGVISPLLANLIGDIIDKELEKAGYKFVRYADDFVVMTKTKEELPAALQYVKEIIEGKLEMKLNEDKTRLTNFKRGFRFLGYNFMGKNKGVSMKSLDKLKDAVRDITKRTQGVNLQAVIDTLNPVIRGHVNYFRLGNVQTVYRSSDCWVRMRLRSFKFSRKWKTDNKRFPVHRFFKMGLLSFEREFLKARAKA, from the coding sequence ATGCTTAAGTATCATTCTTTAAGAGACAAGGTATTCAGTCTGAGAAACCTTTATGCGGCTTTTGGGCACGTAAAGAAGAATAAAGGCAAGGCTGGTCTCGACAGGGTAAGTATTAAGCAGTTTGAAAGTGACCTTGAGAATAATCTACAAGCTATTCACAAGGAACTGAAAACCGCCATATACAACCCTGCGCCCGTCTTAAGGGTCTACATTCCCAAAGGCAGGCATGACAAGAGACCTCTTGGCATTCCCATTGTCAAGGACAGGGTAGTACAGCAGGCGTTCAGACAAATCATAGAGCCAATATTCGAGAAAGAATTCTCGGATAACAGCTTTGGATTTCGTCCAAACAGATGCTGTCATGATGCTATCAAACGGATTGAACAGTATAAGCAGCAAGGGTATCGGAACATTTTGGACGCCGATATAAAGGCGTTCTATGATACCATACCTCACAAGCTTATCATGAACTCCTTGCGTGAGAAAATTGCTGACGGATGGGTGTTGAACAGTATCGAGAACATGCTCAAGGCAGGGGTCATGGAGGACGGCATCGTGCATGAGACAAATCAAGGCACTCCGCAAGGAGGCGTCATATCTCCCTTGCTTGCAAACCTTATCGGTGACATCATCGACAAGGAGCTTGAAAAGGCAGGATATAAATTTGTCCGCTATGCCGATGACTTCGTTGTCATGACTAAAACGAAAGAAGAACTCCCTGCCGCCCTTCAGTACGTCAAGGAAATCATCGAAGGGAAACTTGAAATGAAGCTGAACGAGGATAAAACCAGGCTCACCAACTTCAAACGAGGCTTCCGGTTTCTCGGATATAATTTCATGGGCAAGAACAAGGGTGTAAGCATGAAATCCCTGGACAAACTCAAGGACGCCGTCAGGGACATCACCAAACGCACACAAGGCGTCAACCTGCAAGCCGTCATTGATACATTAAATCCTGTCATAAGGGGACATGTCAACTATTTTCGGCTGGGCAATGTACAAACGGTATATCGCTCGTCAGACTGCTGGGTACGCATGAGACTGAGAAGTTTCAAGTTTTCGAGAAAATGGAAAACTGACAACAAACGTTTCCCGGTACACCGATTCTTTAAGATGGGGTTACTCTCATTTGAAAGAGAATTTCTTAAGGCACGTGCAAAGGCATGA
- the pgeF gene encoding peptidoglycan editing factor PgeF, producing the protein MIQQETGALPLWFFQNLLHDKEIQHFVSSRTGGLSRWPYDSLNLGFHVGDNPETVHKNRQRLAVSVGIPLDNFTFARQVHGGNVKIITEDLRGSGAFQESTAISDADAMITNIPQICLMVLQADCVPFLFFDTKRKVIGVAHAGWRGTLRMIAQNTIKVFMEKFCCSPDDILVGVGPSIGPCCYEIGPETTAEIRKVFGYENTYLRNENTLGKRHFNLWEANKRQLIHMGIPEKNIEIARICTQCNHTLFFSYRHHNTGTGRFGAGIMLKN; encoded by the coding sequence ATGATTCAGCAGGAAACGGGTGCGTTACCTTTGTGGTTTTTTCAAAATCTGTTGCACGATAAAGAAATACAGCATTTTGTTTCATCGAGAACAGGCGGCCTCAGCAGGTGGCCCTACGACTCCCTTAATTTAGGATTTCATGTTGGCGACAATCCGGAAACCGTGCATAAGAACCGCCAACGGCTTGCCGTATCCGTTGGGATTCCCCTGGATAATTTTACTTTTGCAAGGCAGGTTCACGGGGGTAACGTAAAGATTATTACAGAAGATTTGCGAGGCAGTGGTGCGTTTCAGGAGAGTACGGCCATAAGCGATGCCGATGCTATGATAACGAATATTCCTCAGATTTGTCTTATGGTTCTCCAGGCAGATTGTGTCCCTTTTCTCTTCTTCGATACAAAGAGAAAGGTAATAGGGGTTGCCCATGCAGGATGGAGAGGAACGCTTCGCATGATAGCACAAAATACCATTAAGGTATTCATGGAAAAATTCTGCTGCTCACCAGATGATATCCTTGTGGGCGTTGGGCCATCGATTGGACCTTGCTGCTATGAGATTGGCCCGGAAACGACTGCTGAAATCAGGAAGGTTTTCGGATATGAAAATACCTATCTCCGGAATGAGAATACCTTGGGTAAGAGGCATTTCAATCTCTGGGAAGCCAACAAGCGTCAACTGATACACATGGGTATTCCGGAAAAGAATATTGAAATTGCTCGCATCTGTACTCAGTGTAATCACACCCTGTTCTTTTCTTACCGCCATCACAATACCGGAACAGGAAGATTCGGGGCAGGAATTATGCTGAAAAATTGA
- a CDS encoding P-II family nitrogen regulator, translating into MKKIEAIIRPERLSIVKDALEELGYPGMTVTDVKGHGAQRGITEQWRGRTFRVDLLSKVKIEMVVSDEEVEKIVQCITKESQTGSIGDGKIFISTIDDVLRIRTGERGDKAV; encoded by the coding sequence ATGAAAAAAATAGAAGCAATAATAAGACCGGAGCGACTCTCTATCGTCAAAGATGCCTTGGAAGAGTTAGGTTATCCTGGCATGACCGTTACCGACGTCAAGGGGCATGGCGCTCAGCGAGGTATAACTGAGCAGTGGCGCGGAAGGACATTCCGGGTAGATTTACTGTCAAAGGTAAAGATCGAGATGGTTGTGTCTGACGAAGAAGTAGAAAAAATTGTCCAGTGCATTACCAAGGAATCACAAACGGGAAGCATTGGTGATGGGAAAATTTTCATCTCAACGATTGATGATGTGCTCCGTATCCGTACGGGCGAACGAGGAGATAAGGCGGTCTAG
- a CDS encoding ammonium transporter has protein sequence MRKGAFLGVSSIFAVSMIMLFASNALAQDAPQIDKGNNAWLLTSSALVLIMTPGLALFYGGMVRAKNMVNTMWLSFIVMCIVSVQWVLYGYSLSFAPGGWFIGGLQWCGLGAGTVGQAPSDIYATTIPHLTFMTFQCMFAIITPALMTGTFAERFKFNAWLLLVLLWTAAVYAPMAHWVWAPDGWLFKLGALDFAGGTVVHICSGASGAAVMMLVGKRKGFPKEIKPPHNLPFMMLGTGLLWFGWFGFNAGSAVAADGLAASAFVVTNTSAAAAGFTWSVLEWIHHKKPTILGACSGAVAGLVAITPASGFVGPMASIAIGVGGGLVCFYCVTKMKKTLGYDDALDVIGVHAMGGTWGAFATGIFCSTAVNPAGVDGLIYGNVAIVGKQWIGIIAAWAWSFGITTLLGWFVHAIMGLRPSESEEVAGMDISQHKEIAYHHYETEST, from the coding sequence ATGAGAAAAGGGGCCTTTTTAGGTGTGTCATCGATTTTTGCAGTGTCGATGATAATGCTCTTTGCATCAAACGCATTGGCACAGGATGCACCGCAAATTGATAAGGGAAACAATGCGTGGTTGCTCACGTCATCGGCGCTGGTTCTGATTATGACACCCGGTCTTGCCTTGTTTTACGGGGGCATGGTGCGTGCGAAGAATATGGTGAATACGATGTGGCTGAGTTTTATTGTTATGTGCATTGTGAGTGTGCAGTGGGTGCTGTATGGCTATAGTCTTTCTTTTGCTCCGGGGGGTTGGTTTATTGGCGGTCTCCAGTGGTGTGGATTGGGGGCAGGCACGGTTGGTCAGGCGCCGAGTGATATTTACGCAACAACGATACCCCATCTTACATTTATGACGTTTCAATGTATGTTTGCCATTATTACGCCGGCATTGATGACGGGAACCTTTGCTGAACGGTTTAAATTTAACGCCTGGCTATTATTGGTGCTCTTGTGGACGGCAGCAGTCTATGCACCTATGGCTCATTGGGTGTGGGCTCCGGATGGTTGGCTGTTTAAATTGGGGGCGCTGGATTTTGCCGGGGGAACCGTTGTGCATATTTGCTCTGGCGCATCGGGCGCTGCAGTGATGATGCTTGTGGGGAAACGGAAGGGTTTTCCGAAAGAAATAAAACCGCCGCATAATTTGCCTTTCATGATGCTGGGTACCGGTTTACTGTGGTTTGGTTGGTTCGGCTTTAATGCGGGTAGCGCGGTGGCTGCCGATGGGCTCGCCGCAAGCGCCTTTGTCGTTACTAACACCTCAGCAGCCGCAGCCGGATTTACCTGGTCTGTCCTGGAATGGATACACCACAAGAAGCCAACGATCCTTGGCGCTTGCTCTGGCGCCGTAGCTGGTCTGGTTGCCATTACACCGGCATCAGGTTTTGTCGGCCCCATGGCGTCGATTGCCATAGGTGTCGGCGGAGGGCTTGTCTGTTTTTACTGTGTAACAAAAATGAAGAAGACCCTGGGTTATGATGACGCCCTTGACGTTATTGGTGTGCATGCGATGGGCGGAACCTGGGGGGCATTTGCTACAGGGATCTTTTGCAGCACGGCGGTAAATCCAGCCGGGGTTGATGGCCTTATCTACGGTAATGTTGCTATTGTTGGGAAACAGTGGATCGGTATCATTGCTGCATGGGCATGGTCTTTCGGGATAACAACGCTGTTAGGCTGGTTTGTGCATGCAATTATGGGTTTGAGACCAAGCGAGTCGGAGGAAGTTGCTGGTATGGATATTTCGCAGCATAAAGAAATTGCTTATCACCACTATGAGACCGAAAGCACATAA
- a CDS encoding ammonium transporter, producing the protein MLKMRTLIFILVFISGIGFFLFRQVFAGDPGGADTYSESIQGLKFSVNFAWTLLSAFLVFNMQAGFTFLGAGFMQKKNTLNYLSMSFIDFCVGALVFWLIGFGLMFGGSGLAPGLSWGNRFIGYSGFLLLGDSYDVSTAVLWMFQIMFAATSCTIVTGAVAERFKFHAHIIYSVFVCGVLYPVFGHWMWGKGWLELLPFGVGSRDFAGSGLVHGVGGLTAFIAAWMIGPRYGKYNPDGSPNVIHGHNLLYIVIGTLTLIFGWFGFNAGSTLAVTDLRVSIIAVNTFLAAASGAVTLLYLSFRITKKSDIIMTCNGALAGCVAITASGAYVPPWAAIIIGIVAALITRISLYTIETKLKIDDPVGAVSVHGANGLWGLLSVGIFSDGTYGGVKGLIVGSGWQLLAQFISCITLIAWCFSVGFLFFFVLKRTVGLRVPVNVERSGIDVYEHGTSCYPGM; encoded by the coding sequence ATGTTGAAAATGCGCACCCTTATCTTTATCCTTGTTTTTATCAGCGGAATAGGATTTTTTTTGTTCCGCCAGGTGTTTGCCGGAGATCCTGGCGGCGCCGATACCTATTCCGAAAGCATACAGGGATTAAAATTCTCCGTAAACTTTGCATGGACTTTACTCAGCGCTTTTTTGGTGTTCAATATGCAGGCCGGCTTTACCTTTCTTGGCGCAGGCTTTATGCAGAAGAAGAATACGCTCAATTACCTTTCCATGAGCTTTATCGATTTTTGTGTCGGGGCATTGGTTTTTTGGCTCATTGGTTTTGGTCTGATGTTTGGCGGTTCCGGACTGGCGCCCGGTCTGTCGTGGGGGAACCGCTTTATTGGCTATAGCGGATTTTTGCTGCTTGGTGATTCCTATGACGTATCAACGGCAGTGCTGTGGATGTTTCAGATTATGTTTGCTGCCACTTCATGCACCATTGTAACGGGCGCTGTGGCAGAACGATTTAAATTTCATGCACACATCATTTACAGCGTTTTTGTATGCGGGGTGCTTTATCCTGTATTCGGACATTGGATGTGGGGGAAGGGATGGCTGGAATTGCTGCCATTTGGCGTGGGCTCCAGGGATTTTGCCGGCTCAGGGTTAGTGCATGGAGTAGGTGGTTTAACGGCATTTATTGCAGCGTGGATGATTGGGCCAAGATATGGAAAATATAATCCCGATGGAAGCCCCAATGTCATTCATGGCCACAATCTGCTCTATATCGTAATTGGCACCCTTACCCTGATCTTCGGATGGTTTGGGTTTAATGCGGGGAGTACCCTTGCGGTAACAGATCTCCGGGTGTCTATCATAGCCGTAAATACTTTTTTGGCTGCCGCATCAGGCGCCGTTACCCTTCTCTATCTTTCCTTTCGTATTACAAAAAAATCGGATATTATCATGACCTGTAATGGTGCGTTGGCAGGTTGTGTTGCAATCACGGCATCTGGCGCATACGTACCGCCCTGGGCTGCGATCATTATCGGAATTGTTGCCGCATTAATCACACGCATTTCTCTTTATACTATCGAAACCAAATTAAAAATTGATGACCCGGTTGGCGCCGTTTCTGTGCATGGAGCAAATGGACTCTGGGGTTTGCTTTCAGTGGGTATCTTTTCTGACGGAACGTATGGAGGGGTAAAGGGGCTGATTGTTGGTTCCGGATGGCAGTTGCTCGCACAGTTTATCTCCTGTATTACTCTGATAGCATGGTGTTTTTCTGTTGGTTTCCTTTTTTTCTTTGTTTTAAAACGAACGGTTGGTCTTCGGGTTCCAGTTAATGTAGAACGCAGTGGTATAGATGTTTATGAGCACGGTACGAGTTGCTATCCGGGAATGTAA
- a CDS encoding P-II family nitrogen regulator, translated as MKKIEAIIRPEKFNIVRDALTELGYPGMTVTEVKGHGSQKGISEVWRGRRYRVDLLSKIKVEITVKDTDVEKIVNTIINEAQTGSIGDGKIFVFNVENVYRIRTKESGDTAV; from the coding sequence ATGAAAAAAATAGAAGCAATAATAAGGCCGGAGAAGTTTAACATTGTCAGGGATGCCCTGACGGAATTGGGTTATCCGGGGATGACCGTTACCGAAGTAAAGGGACACGGCAGCCAGAAGGGTATCAGCGAGGTGTGGCGTGGAAGGCGGTACAGAGTTGACCTGCTTTCAAAAATCAAGGTCGAGATTACCGTTAAGGATACCGATGTGGAAAAGATTGTTAATACTATTATTAACGAGGCTCAAACCGGGAGTATCGGCGACGGAAAGATATTTGTTTTCAATGTAGAAAACGTATATCGTATCCGCACAAAAGAGTCTGGCGATACTGCGGTTTAA